The DNA region TAATATCAGGACTTATAAAACTTGTTTTTGATGTGTCTGTGTTTTTTTGGCCTGCAGTATACTGGCATTCAACTCAAATCCCACCAGCAATGCAATTGAGTTAAAATACAGCCACATCATAATGACAATAATCGTTCCTATGGAGCCATATAGCGCATTATAACTGGCAAAGTTGTTTACATAGTATTTAAATCCTAATGTACTGACAACAAATAAAAACGTGGCCAGTGTTGAACCGGCAGAAATAAAACGATATTGTCTTCTTCTGGCAGGTCCCAAATAGTAAATAAATGAAACAACAAAAAAAATCATCATAAAAATTATTAGCCATTTAATAATTTTCAATACAAACAAAAGCACACCTTCTCCAATAATTTGAGTTGATATCAGGTATTGCAGGCCGGCAGTACCCAGCATCATCAGCATAACGGACAGAAAAATTATAAATGTTAAAATGACCAGCAGCGCAATGGAAATGGCATATTGCTGCCATAGTTTTCGTGTTTCGACATCATGTGCGGTATTATTGAATGCAGTAATAAGGCCAAGAATTCCGTTGGATGAAAAATACAGTGCAAGTATAAAACCCACCGACAAAAGTCCCCCGTGCTGCCTTGAAATGATATCGGTTATTGTTGTGCTTATAAGTACAAAGCCGTTTTCAGGCAAAGCCTTTTTAATAATATCAAGTAATGTTGTCTGGAACCCCTCAACGGGTATATATGGAATAAGCGTGAAGAGGAAAATAATTGCCGGAAACATGGCCAAGAAAAACTTAAAAGCTACAGAACTTGCACGTGTGGTAATGGCGCCATTGACAAGCCCTTTCAGAAAAAAAACAACCACATCATACAGCGGCATGCCATCAAAGCCGGGAATTATTATTTTTTTTGTTGCTATCCTGAAAAGCCTGAAAGTTCTGGATGAAAAAATCTTTTCTTTAATGTTTATGTTTTTCTTCATTCTATGGCTTTTAAACTTAGGTCAAGGCTGCGTATATGATGCGTTACAGCGCCTACGGAAATAAAA from Bacteroidales bacterium includes:
- a CDS encoding YihY/virulence factor BrkB family protein; translated protein: MKKNINIKEKIFSSRTFRLFRIATKKIIIPGFDGMPLYDVVVFFLKGLVNGAITTRASSVAFKFFLAMFPAIIFLFTLIPYIPVEGFQTTLLDIIKKALPENGFVLISTTITDIISRQHGGLLSVGFILALYFSSNGILGLITAFNNTAHDVETRKLWQQYAISIALLVILTFIIFLSVMLMMLGTAGLQYLISTQIIGEGVLLFVLKIIKWLIIFMMIFFVVSFIYYLGPARRRQYRFISAGSTLATFLFVVSTLGFKYYVNNFASYNALYGSIGTIIVIMMWLYFNSIALLVGFELNASILQAKKTQTHQKQVL